In Flammeovirgaceae bacterium 311, one DNA window encodes the following:
- a CDS encoding hypothetical protein (COG0810 Periplasmic protein TonB, links inner and outer membranes), whose product MKAAIIALSITFYCLSTDIVLGQESTSKAESLKSLHENGWVWEARPIINDLSDDQGKIVYMITINQLGKIEDIKVIECTVSEKTEKVYREGTSKLIFRRVGTATETHELVTGTITYNIMNK is encoded by the coding sequence ATGAAAGCTGCAATAATAGCATTAAGCATCACCTTTTATTGCCTCTCAACAGATATTGTTTTGGGACAGGAAAGTACTTCAAAAGCTGAATCATTAAAGTCACTTCATGAAAACGGTTGGGTATGGGAAGCAAGACCAATCATCAACGATTTGTCCGATGATCAGGGTAAAATAGTTTATATGATCACCATTAATCAGCTAGGAAAGATTGAAGATATCAAAGTGATAGAATGTACAGTAAGTGAAAAGACTGAAAAGGTGTATCGTGAGGGGACTTCAAAATTGATATTCAGAAGAGTAGGGACTGCAACTGAAACCCATGAACTAGTAACAGGGACTATTACCTATAATATCATGAATAAATAA
- a CDS encoding hypothetical protein (COG2876 3-deoxy-D-arabino-heptulosonate 7-phosphate (DAHP) synthase) yields MIIDNKAEIHALHKLLATVKYSDQIDSYDLNEFANSPLITSLLKKVRAEYIEILKQDGRGALVEEWIRNSRFTIDSNTGKAITARLKHLSPSLLSTISEWNRKEVKDFATGLVEPLTYDDEEIEKLTDYIIKLAKENK; encoded by the coding sequence ATGATCATAGATAACAAAGCAGAAATACATGCACTTCATAAGCTCTTAGCAACTGTAAAGTATTCAGACCAGATTGACAGCTATGACTTGAATGAATTTGCTAATAGTCCCTTAATCACCAGTCTTCTAAAAAAGGTAAGAGCTGAATATATAGAAATCCTTAAACAGGACGGTCGTGGCGCTTTAGTTGAAGAATGGATAAGGAATTCAAGATTCACCATTGATAGCAATACAGGTAAAGCAATAACTGCTCGACTTAAGCACCTTTCCCCATCATTACTTTCCACCATTAGTGAATGGAACCGAAAAGAGGTGAAAGATTTCGCAACTGGACTAGTGGAGCCGCTGACCTATGATGATGAAGAAATAGAAAAGCTGACAGATTATATCATCAAGCTTGCGAAAGAAAATAAATAA
- a CDS encoding hypothetical protein (COG0480 Translation elongation factors (GTPases)): MKILRNLFLGNRTKKKILIIKDDIKKIVAPNCDEKFFIDWYGAYEIDPKHLVYWICVKTDSLKNKLAGDEVLNSNLRELLNKHDYPEPARKHVFIGFESQETVDRESAGNWFHHFK, translated from the coding sequence ATGAAAATCTTAAGAAACTTATTCCTTGGAAATCGGACCAAAAAGAAAATTTTGATCATTAAGGATGACATTAAAAAAATTGTTGCTCCAAATTGTGATGAAAAATTCTTTATCGACTGGTATGGCGCATATGAAATTGACCCTAAGCACTTAGTCTATTGGATTTGCGTGAAAACCGATAGTCTGAAAAATAAGCTCGCAGGTGACGAAGTGCTAAATTCAAATTTAAGAGAATTACTTAATAAACATGACTATCCTGAACCAGCACGAAAACATGTCTTCATCGGATTTGAATCACAGGAAACTGTAGATAGGGAATCTGCTGGCAACTGGTTTCATCATTTCAAGTAA
- a CDS encoding MORN repeat protein (COG2849 Uncharacterized protein conserved in bacteria), whose translation MKKAILLLVCNLFAMAVFAQTNMAYPHCNCTETISKDDVYQLKCGEILIEEGRYIDQKRSGEWISRNTAGNIIIKANYTEGVLDGAYEQFHFKGKPKLVARFQNGLQEGKWTYFNDKGRVIKEGSFAGGQPIGIWTSYDKSGKRVVAQYDFDSKQVKVSEGAERYFNKGGIARDDASGEWMVLHFPHRNIKSDVEPFAGYLIAGDLFLDYTSIPLIFMNTYAHYEFIAELKVSNGIVTVASIQEKASSEAFDANAPSFPFIVQTNSPNKLSRVQPSEESLKLLKDRLQEMLALTGPWITNGYEGVIKVQIPFVLNEIHKF comes from the coding sequence ATGAAAAAGGCAATCCTGTTACTCGTATGCAATCTGTTTGCCATGGCTGTATTTGCTCAAACCAACATGGCCTATCCCCACTGCAACTGCACGGAGACAATATCTAAAGATGATGTTTACCAGCTCAAATGTGGAGAGATACTCATTGAAGAGGGGAGGTACATAGATCAGAAAAGATCAGGTGAATGGATAAGCCGAAATACAGCAGGAAACATCATCATCAAAGCAAACTATACGGAAGGAGTGCTGGATGGAGCCTATGAGCAATTTCACTTCAAAGGAAAGCCTAAGTTAGTGGCACGTTTTCAAAATGGGCTTCAGGAAGGTAAGTGGACTTACTTTAACGACAAAGGCAGAGTCATCAAGGAAGGAAGCTTTGCAGGTGGGCAACCAATTGGCATTTGGACATCTTACGATAAAAGTGGTAAGAGAGTGGTTGCGCAATATGATTTCGATAGCAAGCAAGTAAAAGTATCTGAAGGTGCAGAGCGGTACTTCAATAAAGGAGGCATTGCCAGAGATGATGCAAGTGGGGAATGGATGGTCTTACATTTTCCACATAGGAATATCAAAAGTGATGTGGAGCCATTTGCAGGCTATCTAATAGCAGGCGATCTCTTTCTGGACTATACAAGCATACCTTTGATTTTCATGAATACCTATGCCCATTATGAATTCATTGCAGAATTGAAGGTGAGCAATGGGATCGTTACAGTTGCCAGTATTCAGGAAAAGGCATCCTCTGAAGCCTTTGATGCAAATGCTCCCTCTTTTCCTTTCATTGTTCAGACAAATTCACCCAACAAACTATCCAGAGTACAGCCTAGTGAAGAAAGCCTAAAGCTGCTAAAAGATCGTTTACAAGAAATGCTGGCCCTTACAGGCCCATGGATAACCAATGGATATGAAGGGGTCATAAAAGTACAGATTCCCTTCGTGCTCAATGAGATTCACAAGTTTTAA
- a CDS encoding RNA-directed DNA polymerase (COG3344 Retron-type reverse transcriptase) → MQKSFTDKCFVRYADDIVVHCKSEKQAHFLLDKIRERLASCKLEVHPVKTKIVNLRGYSSIRYARSFDFLGFTLRPHWSRTNKGLRLTPYVGISRKSVSRILEKFKCMQIHKWRKPIEELAAKLSSVIRGVMNYYRIGAAKASVSLWNQLNLRLLKWVKWEKRLPKEAALSWLRKKYRQKPALFPHWKLVYP, encoded by the coding sequence ATGCAGAAGAGCTTTACAGATAAGTGCTTTGTCAGGTATGCCGATGATATTGTAGTACACTGTAAATCTGAAAAGCAGGCGCATTTCCTGCTGGACAAGATCAGGGAGCGATTAGCATCTTGCAAATTAGAGGTACATCCTGTAAAGACAAAGATTGTCAACCTTAGGGGCTACTCTAGCATTAGATATGCCCGTAGTTTTGATTTTCTGGGTTTCACGCTAAGACCTCATTGGAGTAGAACCAATAAAGGTTTGCGACTTACGCCTTATGTAGGCATTAGTAGAAAATCGGTGAGCCGTATTCTGGAGAAGTTTAAGTGTATGCAGATCCACAAATGGAGAAAACCCATTGAAGAACTCGCTGCCAAGCTCTCTTCAGTGATACGGGGAGTGATGAACTACTACCGTATAGGTGCAGCCAAGGCCTCTGTTTCCTTGTGGAATCAACTCAACCTGCGGCTCCTCAAATGGGTGAAGTGGGAAAAGAGACTTCCTAAGGAAGCTGCACTTAGCTGGCTAAGAAAGAAGTACAGACAGAAACCTGCTCTTTTTCCACACTGGAAATTGGTATATCCATAA
- a CDS encoding RNA-directed DNA polymerase (COG3344 Retron-type reverse transcriptase): protein MVWRAYQKVKANKGSAGIDQMDWQDLEKDLKGQLYKLWNRLSSGSYFPQPVKEVKISKSSGGIRKLGIPTILDRIAQQVVKTHLEQILEPLFHEHSFGYRPSRSCHQAVEKAKQNIFTNDWAIDLDIKAFFDTIDHDKLMGALGHYCKDKWVLLYVERWLKAGIMQVDGCYIERESGTPQGGVISPLLANLYLHVAFDG from the coding sequence ATGGTATGGCGGGCTTACCAGAAAGTAAAAGCTAACAAAGGAAGTGCTGGCATAGATCAGATGGACTGGCAGGATTTAGAGAAAGATCTAAAGGGCCAGCTCTACAAGCTATGGAACAGACTTAGCTCGGGCAGTTATTTTCCACAGCCCGTCAAAGAAGTAAAGATCAGCAAATCATCAGGTGGCATTCGCAAGCTGGGTATTCCTACGATCTTAGATCGCATTGCGCAACAGGTGGTGAAGACCCATCTGGAGCAGATCCTGGAGCCTCTCTTTCACGAGCATTCCTTTGGCTATCGTCCTTCAAGAAGCTGCCATCAGGCAGTGGAAAAAGCAAAGCAGAACATCTTTACTAATGACTGGGCCATTGATCTGGACATCAAAGCGTTCTTTGATACCATAGATCATGATAAGCTCATGGGGGCCCTTGGTCATTATTGTAAAGATAAGTGGGTATTGCTGTATGTAGAGCGTTGGCTTAAGGCGGGAATTATGCAGGTAGATGGTTGTTACATAGAGCGGGAAAGTGGCACGCCCCAGGGTGGGGTCATCAGTCCGCTATTGGCCAATCTTTACCTGCATGTTGCCTTTGACGGATGA
- a CDS encoding hypothetical protein (COG4276 Uncharacterized conserved protein): MPKIELITEIKAPIERCFDLSRSIDLHVISTQHTGERAIDGVTSGLIGLGESVTWRAKHFGIWQDLTSKITDYHRPVFFADEMVKGIFRSFRHEHHFRQKDADVVEMMDYFNYQSPLMILGRIADKLFLELYMKNLLKQRNQIIKEVAESNQWKKILTPKK; the protein is encoded by the coding sequence ATGCCAAAGATAGAGTTGATCACAGAGATTAAGGCACCAATTGAAAGGTGTTTTGATTTATCAAGAAGTATTGATTTGCATGTGATTTCAACTCAACATACAGGTGAACGAGCAATAGATGGAGTAACTTCAGGACTAATTGGGCTCGGCGAAAGTGTGACGTGGAGAGCAAAGCATTTCGGGATTTGGCAAGATTTGACGAGTAAGATTACAGATTACCACAGGCCTGTTTTCTTCGCTGATGAAATGGTAAAGGGAATCTTTAGGTCTTTCCGTCATGAGCATCATTTCAGACAAAAGGACGCAGATGTAGTGGAGATGATGGACTACTTCAATTATCAATCACCGCTGATGATTTTGGGCAGGATCGCTGATAAATTGTTTCTTGAATTGTACATGAAGAATTTACTGAAACAAAGAAATCAGATAATAAAAGAAGTAGCTGAATCAAATCAGTGGAAAAAAATATTGACACCAAAAAAATAA
- a CDS encoding hypothetical protein (COG5483 Uncharacterized conserved protein) → MFYRRKVILALLQAFEGRIEKIRLQKLLFLFGQYQQNPEYDFIPYKYGCFSYSANADLMTMVKKGLMEEDPSSYIKSDTVDYIKQLKVPDKKVLIQVKASYGTMSSTALMKHTYINFPYYAINSIKAADILSEPQLEKVHRSKPAKEIVTLFTIGYEGISLEEYLNRLIKNDVKVLIDVRRNPLSMKFGFSKSQLAKYCDSIGVKYVHEPEVGIDSEQRQELNTQSDYDKLFEAYRTTSLVKTTAVQQKILDLLVTYKRIALTCFEANICQCHRKPLAESIAKLPNFQYQLRHI, encoded by the coding sequence ATGTTTTATCGCAGGAAGGTTATACTAGCATTACTACAAGCATTCGAGGGTCGAATAGAAAAAATTCGCCTCCAAAAGCTCTTGTTTCTTTTTGGTCAGTACCAGCAAAACCCAGAGTATGATTTTATTCCTTACAAGTATGGATGCTTTTCGTATTCAGCAAATGCTGATTTGATGACTATGGTAAAGAAGGGACTGATGGAAGAAGACCCAAGTAGTTATATCAAGTCAGATACGGTTGATTACATTAAGCAGCTTAAGGTGCCAGACAAGAAAGTGCTTATACAGGTAAAGGCATCTTATGGTACTATGAGCAGTACAGCTCTAATGAAGCACACTTACATAAACTTCCCATATTATGCGATTAATAGCATCAAGGCTGCTGACATTCTCTCCGAGCCTCAGCTAGAGAAAGTTCACCGCAGCAAACCAGCCAAAGAGATTGTCACTCTGTTTACTATAGGTTATGAAGGAATTTCTTTAGAGGAGTACCTCAACCGTCTTATCAAAAATGATGTGAAGGTATTGATTGATGTTCGTCGCAACCCATTAAGCATGAAGTTTGGCTTTTCAAAGTCTCAGCTTGCCAAGTACTGCGATAGCATAGGAGTAAAATACGTCCATGAACCTGAAGTTGGGATTGACTCTGAGCAACGGCAAGAACTTAATACCCAGAGTGACTATGATAAGCTTTTCGAAGCTTACCGTACCACTTCATTAGTAAAAACCACTGCCGTCCAACAAAAGATATTAGATTTATTAGTAACTTATAAACGTATAGCTCTGACCTGCTTTGAAGCAAACATCTGCCAGTGTCATCGCAAACCTTTAGCGGAGTCAATAGCTAAACTACCAAACTTCCAGTACCAACTTAGACATATTTAG
- a CDS encoding putative transposase (COG3328 Transposase and inactivated derivatives) — protein MISKEDFLNAEFLKQFKDSGEFASFMEELYVRGTEKMLEGELDAHLGYEKYSAEGRNTGNSRNGKTSKKLKSKYGEVDLEVPRDRAGTFEPVVVPKRSSLAQGIEELVISLYAKGMSTRDIEEQLREIYDFNLSESAISTITAKVSEDILEWQHKPLESLYFILWMDGIVFKVRHNGKVINKTIYLAVGLNKEGKKELLGMWLSESESAAFWVGVLTDIRARGVEDILITCTDNLSGFSQGIRSIFPHAATQICVVHQIRNSCRYVVWKDKKAFTEDLKRIYTAPTKEMAAAQLDRLEEIWRSKYPYAVKSWRTNWEELTVFFDFPLEIRKIIYTTNLIENLNGKIRKYTKAKGSFPDDNAVKKAVFLALREITKKWTQPIQNWAIILNQFSSLYEDRCKL, from the coding sequence ATGATTAGTAAGGAAGATTTTTTGAATGCGGAGTTCTTGAAGCAGTTTAAGGACTCTGGCGAGTTTGCCTCTTTCATGGAAGAGCTCTATGTCAGGGGAACTGAGAAGATGCTGGAGGGTGAACTAGACGCTCACCTGGGCTATGAGAAGTATTCTGCTGAGGGAAGGAACACTGGCAATTCCCGTAATGGCAAGACCTCTAAAAAGCTTAAGAGCAAGTATGGAGAGGTAGACCTGGAAGTACCCAGGGACAGAGCAGGTACTTTTGAGCCAGTAGTAGTGCCTAAGCGCAGCAGCCTGGCCCAGGGCATAGAAGAGCTGGTGATTTCCCTTTATGCTAAGGGCATGAGCACTCGTGATATCGAAGAGCAGCTCAGGGAGATCTATGATTTCAATCTTTCTGAATCAGCCATTTCCACCATTACTGCTAAAGTCAGTGAAGACATTCTGGAATGGCAGCATAAGCCGCTGGAGTCTCTCTATTTCATTTTGTGGATGGATGGCATCGTCTTTAAAGTCCGCCATAACGGAAAGGTCATCAACAAGACCATCTATCTGGCAGTGGGGCTAAATAAGGAAGGTAAAAAGGAGCTTTTGGGCATGTGGCTCTCTGAATCCGAGAGTGCCGCTTTCTGGGTAGGTGTGTTAACCGACATCAGGGCCAGAGGCGTGGAGGATATTCTCATCACCTGCACTGATAATCTTTCTGGCTTTAGCCAGGGTATTAGAAGCATCTTTCCTCATGCTGCCACTCAGATCTGTGTGGTTCATCAGATCAGAAACAGTTGCCGCTATGTGGTGTGGAAGGATAAAAAAGCCTTTACTGAGGATCTGAAAAGGATTTATACAGCCCCAACCAAGGAAATGGCTGCCGCCCAATTAGATAGGCTGGAAGAGATCTGGCGAAGCAAATATCCCTATGCTGTTAAATCCTGGCGAACGAATTGGGAGGAGCTGACTGTCTTCTTTGACTTCCCCCTGGAGATAAGGAAAATCATCTACACGACCAATCTTATCGAAAACCTGAACGGCAAAATTAGGAAGTATACCAAGGCCAAAGGCTCCTTTCCCGATGATAATGCAGTGAAAAAAGCAGTCTTTCTGGCCCTTAGGGAAATCACCAAAAAATGGACCCAGCCTATCCAGAACTGGGCTATTATTCTCAATCAGTTTTCCAGCCTCTACGAAGACAGATGCAAGCTTTAA
- a CDS encoding hypothetical protein (COG1217 Predicted membrane GTPase involved in stress response), whose protein sequence is MSYEITDTEREYFGLEPIGSNWEKVAFKGDAYRPDSTLYYEGDTIKRHIVSKEDQYAEYQYNERTKDRAVLLPKTGKGKEKKLTASVLEQRQPTGVYLSVDNSGLSIGNYTTQTTFYSTFWEKGRHSEKEPIPAVIDSFIKQSPETHMEEISRFKASKRKNIKYIAGDYFRFKLNRAEYGFGRLLLDVNKLRKKGLLPHGHGLSLLMGPPLIVQLFSFKSKEKDVAIEVLDKQPKLPSDVMMDNLLLYGEYEVFGHRAIREEELDFPISYGRAIDQTSNILSLGSVSEVFNSSSKTTFATKGTINLMYSSFKCKLTTPFSDSVLKSV, encoded by the coding sequence ATGTCTTACGAGATTACAGATACAGAAAGGGAATATTTTGGTCTTGAGCCAATTGGGAGTAATTGGGAGAAGGTTGCCTTCAAAGGTGACGCTTACCGCCCCGACAGTACCCTGTATTATGAAGGTGATACCATAAAACGACACATCGTCTCTAAAGAAGATCAGTATGCAGAATATCAATACAACGAAAGGACAAAAGATAGGGCAGTCCTTTTACCAAAAACAGGAAAAGGGAAAGAGAAGAAATTAACAGCATCAGTTCTTGAGCAGAGGCAACCAACGGGGGTATATCTAAGCGTAGATAATAGCGGTCTGTCCATCGGAAACTACACAACCCAAACAACTTTCTATTCAACCTTTTGGGAGAAGGGTAGGCATTCAGAGAAGGAGCCTATTCCTGCTGTGATTGATAGCTTCATCAAACAATCACCTGAAACCCATATGGAGGAGATTTCCAGATTCAAAGCTTCGAAAAGAAAGAATATCAAATACATTGCAGGCGATTATTTCAGGTTTAAGCTAAATAGAGCAGAATACGGATTCGGGCGTCTTCTGCTGGACGTAAATAAATTAAGGAAGAAAGGCCTTTTGCCACATGGACACGGGCTTAGCTTATTAATGGGGCCTCCGTTGATAGTCCAGTTATTTTCCTTCAAATCAAAGGAGAAGGACGTTGCCATTGAAGTCCTTGATAAACAGCCAAAGCTGCCCTCTGATGTAATGATGGACAACCTACTCCTGTATGGAGAATACGAAGTTTTCGGACACAGAGCAATCAGGGAGGAAGAGCTGGACTTTCCTATTTCGTATGGAAGGGCAATTGATCAAACCTCAAATATCCTTTCTTTAGGTTCAGTAAGTGAGGTTTTCAATTCTTCATCAAAGACAACGTTTGCTACCAAAGGGACTATAAACTTGATGTACAGCAGCTTTAAATGTAAGCTCACCACCCCATTTTCGGACAGTGTCCTGAAATCTGTGTAA
- a CDS encoding hypothetical protein (COG4884 Uncharacterized protein conserved in bacteria), with product MKTITTSLSIVTLMFVSSCNGQTVKKQEISYMDIFELSPESAHPKAKELLTEDFYWSPINESGPFGSDDGSDAFYGFMQWRQSNARRSPVKYLDELLTEWGLPKFDIYELDTNKINAYLINNNKSDASLIAGLIPEIRKHYEEMGKREGKEFDEASFQKSIELSNQGMGQRHLLGIDNAIIAVGFGQFVIEGKMDDDIKSLTKIALTREQLPIMLEQWGEYKDVRKAMLAKMLADLDKM from the coding sequence ATGAAAACCATAACCACATCACTCTCCATAGTCACATTGATGTTTGTGTCTTCATGTAACGGTCAGACTGTAAAAAAGCAAGAGATAAGTTATATGGATATTTTTGAACTATCGCCAGAATCGGCACATCCAAAAGCTAAGGAGTTACTCACAGAGGACTTTTACTGGAGTCCCATCAATGAAAGTGGTCCGTTTGGTAGTGATGATGGCTCAGATGCCTTCTATGGATTTATGCAGTGGAGGCAATCAAATGCTAGAAGAAGTCCAGTAAAGTACCTTGATGAGCTACTTACTGAATGGGGGCTGCCAAAGTTTGACATCTATGAGCTTGACACCAACAAAATCAATGCTTATCTAATCAACAATAATAAAAGCGATGCATCATTGATTGCAGGACTCATTCCTGAAATTAGGAAGCATTACGAGGAAATGGGTAAACGTGAGGGAAAAGAATTTGATGAAGCATCTTTTCAAAAAAGCATAGAACTATCAAATCAAGGCATGGGACAGCGCCACCTGCTCGGTATCGATAATGCAATAATAGCAGTAGGTTTTGGTCAATTCGTAATCGAGGGCAAGATGGATGATGATATTAAAAGTCTGACTAAGATCGCATTAACTAGAGAACAGTTGCCGATCATGCTAGAGCAGTGGGGCGAATACAAAGATGTTCGAAAAGCTATGCTGGCAAAAATGTTAGCAGACCTTGATAAAATGTAA
- a CDS encoding DNA replication protein (COG1484 DNA replication protein), producing MNPIETQLNSLRLYGMSRHWQGLLETRRSHELTLTEGLQLLLQAEDDYRSDKRFERLQKNARFRYQASIEELNLEASRGLDKGLISSLATGEYLSKGESVLISGATGCGKSFLASALGHQACAQGYRVAYYNVQKLLLRSKMSRLDGTIYKFMEKLSKTDLLILDDFGLTHLEQQQRLDLMEIIEDRHGKASTVIASQLPVASWYDVIGEDTIADAILDRLVHGSYRIELKGESLRKKR from the coding sequence ATGAACCCAATCGAAACACAACTCAATTCCTTGCGCCTCTACGGTATGAGCCGCCATTGGCAGGGCCTCTTGGAGACCAGGAGAAGCCATGAGCTCACTCTTACTGAAGGCCTGCAACTACTACTGCAGGCAGAAGATGATTACCGCTCTGATAAACGTTTTGAACGCCTGCAGAAGAATGCCCGCTTCCGTTATCAAGCATCCATAGAAGAACTGAACCTGGAGGCATCCAGAGGCCTGGACAAAGGCCTGATCAGCAGCCTGGCTACAGGAGAGTATCTCTCTAAAGGAGAGTCAGTGCTTATCAGCGGCGCAACTGGATGCGGCAAAAGCTTCCTGGCTTCTGCACTGGGACATCAGGCCTGCGCCCAAGGATACAGAGTAGCCTATTACAACGTGCAGAAACTGCTGCTTAGAAGTAAAATGTCCAGGCTGGACGGTACCATCTATAAGTTCATGGAGAAGCTCTCCAAAACAGATCTGCTGATCCTGGATGACTTTGGTCTTACCCACCTGGAGCAACAGCAGCGACTAGACCTGATGGAAATAATCGAAGACAGGCATGGAAAAGCTTCCACTGTTATTGCCAGTCAGCTGCCGGTGGCCAGTTGGTATGATGTCATCGGAGAAGATACCATTGCAGATGCGATTCTGGACCGCCTGGTTCATGGCTCCTACAGAATCGAGCTGAAAGGTGAGAGTTTAAGAAAAAAACGGTAA
- a CDS encoding transposase (COG4584 Transposase and inactivated derivatives), which produces MSQIKQLLLLHQKGKAKKYIARSLGISKNTVKAYLSKLSLMECSVEDLLVLEDPLLEARFHAGNPAYKEDRFLHLKSRLDYFSRELKREGVNKLLLWQEYKQDYPKGYSYTQFCFHLSQQLVARRPSMVLEHKPSEKLFIDFAGKKLFYVDRETGEVIYCQVFVACLPYSDYSFAMAVRSQSIIDFLYALDCCLQELGGVPQVLVPDNLKAAVVKTSRYEPDINRALEDFANHYSTTVIPARAGKPKDKALVENQVKLIYSRVYAKLRNQQFFDLVSLNVAIKEKVREHNQTRMQQKPYCREERFLAKEKHLLGPLPDTAFELKQYRELKVAQNNHIYLSEDKHYYSVPYTYIGTRVKVIYTRSMVYVYGQGKQIAVHERKQRMGAYSTHREHLCSHHRHYLERSPQYYLQKAKESSDELHQLLELVFQQDRYPEQLYRSCDGLMRLQRNSDAAAFARACQMAIAYQSYSYKFVRNLLENKMVELQLESAKEQALPPHKNIRGKEYFKQA; this is translated from the coding sequence ATGAGCCAGATCAAACAACTGCTGCTCCTGCATCAAAAAGGAAAAGCAAAGAAGTACATCGCCCGCAGCCTGGGCATCAGCAAAAACACAGTCAAGGCATATCTTTCCAAGCTCTCGCTGATGGAGTGTTCGGTAGAAGATCTTCTAGTGCTAGAAGATCCGCTGCTGGAAGCCAGATTCCATGCGGGTAATCCTGCCTATAAAGAAGACAGATTCCTGCATCTGAAAAGCAGGTTGGATTACTTTTCAAGAGAGCTAAAACGAGAGGGAGTAAATAAGCTCCTGCTCTGGCAGGAGTATAAGCAGGATTATCCCAAAGGCTACAGCTATACCCAGTTTTGCTTTCATTTATCTCAACAGCTGGTTGCACGCAGGCCTTCCATGGTGCTGGAGCATAAACCGTCAGAGAAGCTTTTCATTGATTTTGCCGGTAAAAAACTCTTCTATGTGGACCGGGAGACAGGAGAAGTGATTTACTGCCAGGTGTTTGTCGCCTGTCTTCCCTACTCGGACTACAGCTTTGCCATGGCTGTCAGGAGTCAAAGTATAATAGACTTCCTCTATGCCCTTGACTGCTGTTTGCAGGAGTTGGGAGGTGTGCCACAGGTACTGGTGCCGGATAATCTAAAGGCTGCTGTAGTAAAAACCAGCCGCTATGAACCTGACATCAACAGAGCTTTAGAGGACTTTGCCAACCACTACAGCACCACTGTTATTCCGGCACGAGCCGGTAAGCCAAAGGACAAAGCACTGGTAGAAAATCAGGTAAAGCTTATCTACAGCCGGGTGTATGCTAAGCTGCGTAACCAGCAGTTCTTTGATCTGGTCTCGCTAAATGTTGCCATCAAAGAGAAGGTGCGGGAGCATAACCAGACACGCATGCAACAGAAGCCTTATTGCCGGGAGGAAAGATTCTTGGCCAAGGAAAAACACCTGCTGGGCCCACTGCCAGATACTGCCTTTGAGCTCAAGCAGTACCGGGAGCTGAAGGTGGCCCAGAATAACCACATCTATCTCTCTGAAGATAAGCACTACTACAGTGTTCCCTACACCTACATCGGCACCAGAGTAAAGGTGATCTACACCCGCTCTATGGTCTATGTCTATGGCCAAGGCAAGCAGATTGCTGTTCATGAACGCAAGCAGCGTATGGGGGCCTACAGTACCCACAGGGAACACCTCTGCTCACATCATCGCCACTACCTGGAACGAAGCCCGCAGTATTACCTACAGAAGGCTAAGGAGAGCTCTGATGAGCTGCACCAGCTGCTGGAGCTGGTATTCCAGCAAGACCGATATCCAGAGCAACTCTACCGCAGCTGTGATGGCTTAATGCGACTGCAGCGCAACTCGGATGCTGCCGCCTTTGCCAGGGCCTGCCAGATGGCTATAGCATACCAGAGCTACTCCTACAAGTTTGTCCGCAACCTGCTGGAAAATAAAATGGTGGAGCTGCAGCTGGAATCTGCTAAGGAACAAGCCCTACCCCCTCACAAGAATATCCGGGGCAAAGAATACTTCAAACAAGCCTAA